The sequence CCGGCCGCGCCAGGCCGCCAGGAAGACCTGCTGGGTCACGTCCTCGGCCTCGCGCTCGTCGCCCAGCGAACGGCGTGCGAGGGAGTGCACCAGCGGCCGCCAGCGCCGGTAGACGGCCTCCACGCAGTGCTCTTCGCCCGCCGCGAATCCGGCCGCGACGCGTTCCTCGTCGTCCATGGGCCGAGCCTCGCCACCATGGACCCGTCCGCTCAACTCGCACCGTTTCCGCATCGAAACCGCTGCTGCCCGCTGCCCGCAGCTCGTAGGCCTCCCCGCCTTATGCGGTGTGCAGCAGCGGCAGCCTCCGGTGCGCCAGCGACACCAGCGACACCACCACCGCGGCCGGCAGCAGCAGTTCGCCCACCGTCCAGCCGGCCCTCAGCAGCAGCGCCCCCGCCAGTCCGCCCGTGAACATCGCCAGCACCGCCAGGCCCCGGCGTACCCAGCCCGCCGTCCCGTACCCGAAGGCGGTGTCCCGCCCGAGTACCGAGCCGCCCATCAGCGCGGTCATCGACCGGGTGACCAGGGTGGTCGGCACCCCGGGCACGTCGACCCGCATGCTCGTCACGTTGCGGAACCCCATGGCCGTCGCCAGCAGCGCGGTGACCACCATGTGCCGGGCGGTCGGACTGCCGTATCGGGGCACCAGGTCCCAGCCGGTGGCCGCCGCCGCGACGACCAGTGCGGCCTCCGTGTACAGGCCGATGCCCATCCAGCGCCACCCCCGGGCCTCCGCCGCCGACTCCATCCGGGCTCCGCCCACCGCGCCGACGGCGAAGGCCACGAGCGAGACGGCGGAGGGCAGCGCCGGGAGGTTCCCCTCCCGCGCGATGCCGAAGGCCAGGAAGAGCACGTTGCCCGTCTGCATCGCCGTGAACACCGGACCCAGCGCGAGCAGGCTCACCGCCTCGACCAGGCCCGTGACCCCCGTGAGGACGATCATCAGGGTGGCCAGCGACGGCCGGGTCGGCTGTGCGTCCTTCATGACGCCCGACAGTGACAC comes from Streptomyces sp. NBC_01408 and encodes:
- a CDS encoding YoaK family protein, with the translated sequence MKDAQPTRPSLATLMIVLTGVTGLVEAVSLLALGPVFTAMQTGNVLFLAFGIAREGNLPALPSAVSLVAFAVGAVGGARMESAAEARGWRWMGIGLYTEAALVVAAAATGWDLVPRYGSPTARHMVVTALLATAMGFRNVTSMRVDVPGVPTTLVTRSMTALMGGSVLGRDTAFGYGTAGWVRRGLAVLAMFTGGLAGALLLRAGWTVGELLLPAAVVVSLVSLAHRRLPLLHTA